The segment GACTTGCAGTAAGAGGTGGAGCATAACTGGAAATATGACAACATGACATTCCCCaggtgaaactgaaaataagagtcaCAGTAAAGAGAATTTAGTCTGCGATGAAACATTAAACTGATCTCATCAGAGCATTCTGGATTTCAAGATTCACTGGTGAGTACAGTACACAATATTGACTGTTTAAACCAACCGAGTGAACTTATATTGTAGCCGTATGAAGgatgtttatgtttcattttgtgtttatatttacatttagtcatttagctgactttttatccaaagcaacttacagagaaggaaacaatcaaggtacagtgtgataagaaagCATTTTATtgtgtccagttgttggtagaattggagaggaggtcctctctgaagagctggagttttttaaaggtagagagggacacaCCTGATCTaataggaactggtagtgcgttccaGATCATCTGAAGgcgtttcactgtgcaggctgggaggccgtcaggagggcattacagtaatctagtcttgAGATGActgtgtcaggagttgagtagcaTGTTAAGTTAGTTAAGGCCTGATTTTCCTGATGTCGTAAAGTGcaaaggttagttggtcatcaatcataatGCCTAAGTTTCTCACCACCCTGGTGGGGGAAAGACAGAGGGAGTCAGTTCTGATGCTGGTGTAatggtgtatagtaggtttggctgggaggacTAGCAGTTCAGTTGTTGTCACTGGTACAAAGACTTCAATCACAATATGATTCAGAGTAACCAAATGTtctgatattattatataaatacttTTGTTATTTAACAATTTAATATTTGCTCTCATATCTAGATAAAAGATGGCAGCTGCCAGCAgtctcctctctgaagagcAGTTTCTATGTTCCATCTGTCTGGATGTGTTCATTCGCCCAGTCACCATACCATGTGGACACAACTTCTGCAAGAAATGCATCACACAATACTGGGACATAAATGTACATAAACATGAGTGTCCCTTGTGCAAAGAGATGTTCATCAGAACACCTGCGCTGTGTGTGAACCTGGTCTTATCTGAGATGGCTGATCAGTTCAGACAGTCAGCTCAAGAAAAAGCCAGAAGTGTAGAGCAAAAACGAGCCAAAGATGGAGATGTTCCCTGCGACGCTTGCACCGGAACCAAACTGAAGGCTCTGAAGTCCTGCCTCGTGTGTCTGGCATCATATTGTGAGATTCACCTGGAGCCTCATCACAGGATCCCAGGCCTGAAAAGACACGAGCTGATCAATCCTTTAAAGAACCTGGAAGACAGAATGTGTAAGAAGCATGATAGGCCTCTTGAGCTGTACTGCAAGACTGACCAGATGTATTTGTGCCATTTGTGCATTGGGACAGATCACAAGAGACatcatttttctcctctgaaAAAAGAATATGAGCAAAAGAAGGCGATGCTGGAGAGAGATGACGATGAGATTGAACAGATGATCCTGGAACGACGGCTGAAGATTCAGCAGATTAAGCAATCAGCCGAGCTCAGTCGGGAAGATGCGAACAGAGAGACTGCAGAGGGTGTGGAGATCTTCACTGCTCTGATCCAGTCTGTTCAGAGAGGTCTGGTTCAGCTCACTGACACAATCcaagagaagcagaaaacaacagagaaacgGGCTGAAGGCTTTGTCAAAGAGCTGGAAGAGGAAATATCGGAGCTGATGAAGAGAAAAGTTCAAGTGGAGCAGCTCTCACGCACGAAAGACCACCTCCAGTTCCTCCAAAGCTTCCCATCCCTGAACACTGCTCCACCTACCAAAGACTGGACGGAGGTCAGAGTTCACTCATCATATGAGGGGACTTTGAGGAGTGCTGTGGCTCAGCTGGAGGAGACACTCAGTAAACAGATGAAGGAGTTGTGTGCTGATACTGAGCTGAAGAGGGTCCAGCAGTATGCAGTGGATGTGACTCTGGATCCTGATACAGCGCACCCAGCTCTTGTCCTGtctaaaaatgagaaacaagTTAGTTGTGGCGATGCAAAGAAGAATCTGCCTGAGAACCCAAAGAGGTTTTCCTCCAGTCCCTGTGTCTTAGCAAAGCAGGGTTTCTCTTCAGGCAGATTTTATTATGAAGTTGAGGTTAAAGGGAAGACGAAGTGGGATTTAGGAGTGGCCAGAGAGTCCATCAACAGGAAGGGATATATCGCAGCGAGCCCCCTGACAGGCCTTTGGGTTATATGGCTGAAGAACGGACATGGGTACAAAGCTCTTGATGAGCCTggtgtgcctctctctctgaagtcGAGGCCACAGAAGGTGGGGGTCTTTGTGGACTACGAGGAGGGTCAGGTCTCCTTTTATGACGTAGATACAGCAGCTCTCATCTACTCCTTCACTGGCTGTAACTTCACTGACAAACTCTATCCGTTTTTTGGTCCCTGTATGAATGAGGGGGGTAAAAACTCTGCCCCCCTGGTCATCACGCCTGTCAGTTACACAGTTTAGACTTTGATATTCACATCGAAGATGCTTTATGAAAGACtatcaataatataataacgTATAATTTCATTTCACCATGTACTTCATATCTCATTGCAAGTTTCTTTAATGTAACATACTGCTGCAATACAACTTTCCATATACTAGCTTATTATTCTGTTCTAATGTCGATGTTTGTAATAGTGTCATGTGAATATAGTTCACACAAaagaagtgtttgttttaagatattcaaaatacatattcataatGTATCACTGATATTATgtattgaaataaaacaaacaaatacaaacatttttgttttcgtGTCAGTTTAATTTCTGCATTAAAGATACACATGAAGGGAAAACTCAACAGACTGACGCTGAAACTGCTGcagaatgtgaatgtgtgtcaggcCTCAAGGGAACAAATGACAGGAAAATCAAgaataacacaaacagatatTTGATATATGAGATTTAATCCTGGCATGATCATGTCACTGTAAACCTGTTGAAGAATGTATTTTCATGTAACGCATCAGTGAGTGCAGTGATGGGAAGCAACAAAGCGACACTGGAAGAACTGGATCAGTCACTCAGCGTCACACTCAGTGAAAGCAAAAGTAATTCACTGCTGCCTATTTCAGTCCAGAGAAAATAAAGCTCTGTTTAAATCTTTACACACGGCTCAGCACACAGAATGAGAGAGGCAAGATGTTTGAACGTGGTCTTCATCAGGACATCAGCAGAAAAACTTTCAACTGACTGACTCTTATAGTATAGAACATTTGTAAACAAGAGTCTACAGTCACACTGTTGGCTCTGTGAGGGTGTAGCTACAACATCAGCATGCTTACATgtttacaatgacaatgcaaaaaTGGCGATGTGTAGCAGGTATAGTATTTACCATGTTTGTTATCTTAGCTCAGCATGTCATCATGCtaattgttatggaattttctatccttaggttacacgaggtcacgtgtgggccttgaggaCCTCGGCAGTAGTagctgtttggctttgactgggaacagtaggtgccagtctatctcccTAGTCAgaatagatagcttgccgttgaagttccaatctgtgtaaacagacatctgtctccagactagaatatgctgacaataacacctccatgagtaaaaacattctttttGGCTAATTTGGGGCATAtaatatttgtggtgttatcttggggtttaacgtttatccaccagcatgagttcggcagaatgcgagaccgactcaggcacttctgatgtacttagagagtgtctctaattctccttggccaagcgtcaataaataatacagcataagacatcagaggcttctgaaaactttcttccttcctgacatcaccattgacctttgatttcagcaatttctctaATACACTAACACTAATATTAGCTCTttggcactaaacacaaagtacagctgattGAACCACATTTTTTTCAGGCAGTTACCTGAAAACCAATTTCTTGGACACATTTTTAATCACCTCAAGGTCAACATGAATTCCAGTGTTTGACCACGTCATCACTTTGGTTGGTTTCACCTGAGTCCTGGTGGACTGTCTGCACATACCCTTTTTGGACATTGTGAGTTTtcagtctgtcacatctaatGTTCACTCCTGAAACCagtaaaattatctttttttgtttcaatcaTTTGCCTGTTGTTCTAGTAATATTATTTCTGATAAtctgtgaaacaaacatcagcaacCTAAACCGTAAAACTAAAGAAAACTAACCAAACTTACTGTGAAATAGAACAATTTTGTAAAGAATTTTTGTGttccagaaaatgtgtttttattctaaccataatcaacatttaaatatctgatATGAAACATAAGACAACAGTGGAACATGACGAATGACATTTATTGAACAAGTAGAAACTACAAGTgtgtataaaaatacaaactttgCATTTAGGAAATGAACAGTAGTGCATCTCTCTGCAAAATAACACGAAGACAGAGAGACTACTAAAATATCTGATCTAGATTAAGTGCAGACCTACATCACATGCTCATGGAactaaagacaaacagaaaaaaaaaaaaaccatccaTGTTGGATCTCCACCCAAAATATAACGAGTACAAGAATCTCTAAGCTAGAGTTGTTAAATACAAGAAGGAAGATTTAATACAATCGTATCAACTGTGGTCAGTCTATATGGCAGCATTGTACAAACAtcctgaaatgttttcatgacaTCATTTCAGTgtagtgaaaataaaatattttaaaggataacttaataaataaagaattttTTAGACAAATCTAGCCCACATATGAAGCCAGCTAGGAAACCGTGGAGGTCACGACAGCTTTTAAATTGAACATGTCCAAGGTTCAGCATCTGTACTCCAACAGTAAGTATGTGTCTGAAATATTATAATTCAGAAAGCTGCACACCTGTATACCTTTTTGGcatagtaaaaaacaaaaacccaagaATCTCTTGAAATGTTAAGGTGTGTCCAGTATCCCTGAAATCTGATTGGGCACACCAGTGAGATGCAGAGCCACTTGAAAGTTTTGTAATTAATAAAGTTATGCGCCATGGTTCAAGAGGAGGACATCAAATCTGTCATTtctatacaaaaatatatactcGAGGTGTACAACATCACATCAACAAGGCAGGTGTTTGGAAAGTTCATGCAAAATACTCGAACGTTGAGTAAAGAGAGTTCTGCGGACGGCTGCAGAACTTGAAACATTCCTCTGAAGACCTCgaaaaaacaaaccattaatAATGAACGGGCAAATCCATACAGCTTTCCTGGTCTGTGAAAAAAAGGGGCTCATTTTAGTTTATCATTGGAATATAAATAGCTCCAAAGCCCGTCATTCCCACGTGACAAGAAAAGCTGTTGAAAGGTGGCGACAGCAGTGCAGGAAGTGCCACACTCTTCCTGAGGCTTGGTTTAGCTTATAATGGTTCAAAGAACAACTGCATGTGGACTGGTGCTGAGAGCCCGACGCCTCCCTGAACGTCGGTTTGTGCTTCGTATGTATGTACACCATCAACCTATCCACTGTTACAACAATGATTCCAAATGATATATAGATTTCTTCATTATTTACAGACTGAACACGGACACAAGCACCGTGGAACAAGGAAACTTTGTGACTTTTTGGTTAAGATGCATCAATTATTACTCCACTTCCAGTATcagcattaaaatgtattttatattagtcCAATATATTTTTACTGCTGAGACATTCTGTCAAATTAACAACACAATACGTTTCTCTGtcttaataaatgaaatatgaaacatacaGAGCTTCAGTGTGGACTATGAATCTCTTGAGGATCTAAAGGACGGAGGAAACGTCACATTAGCTGAAATGGAGGAGTCATGTGCCAGAGTCTGGTGAACTTTAACTGTTACAACATTGTAAAATATTGAATACTTAACTGTTCAAATTCAAACTTCAGTGTATATTAAGTGTAACAGACTGTTCCTAGTATTCACCATCCATCTGACAGACAGTAAACTgccctctccttcctgtctggtctgtttgAGAAAACTGGTGAGCTGTGCAGCCACAGAATAATACCACCAGACCGAACACTTTGGATTCACCTCCAGAAATAGAAAACTTAGAAATGCGGGATAAGGCTCTTTGCTGAGTCTCTGAAATATAAccttaatataataattatgttGGTGTGTTACAAATCAATAGAACAACATTGATTCTACAACCTGGTTTAGTATCAGACTGCACAGGGAGAGtttaaacaaacatcatttGTCTGAAAAAAAGTGGCTTGTGGCTGACTGGTTTTCACATAGATGATGTGAATATCTTTTAAGGTCTCTTACCTGTGCTTCTAACACGTAACACAGACTGGTTTTGTGAACAACCTGGGTAACTAGAAAAGACGTtttggaaacacaaaaaaaaaaaaaaaaaaaatcctatccgacagaatgaagaagaaagaataaatagAGAGCATCTTGTTGAGTGGTGAGAAGGAAAGGCGAAGATGTTAAGACAAGTTATGGCTCCAATCTTTAGAGTAAGGTGAATTCCAGAGGTCTCCAGGTTTCTAGGCAGCACTCGATCTTGATCCAGCATTTCAGATCGAGAGCTAAAGAAAGTATTTACAAAAAGACTGACTCTCAGAGCAAGCCAAGACACTGAAAACAGAGTCTGAGGATCTGGTCAGTCTGGAAgagttgcagcagcagcaaaaactTCTGTGAGGTTTGGTTTGGActgtttgtgttactgtgtttggTGTCATACATCGGCTCGTCTGTCCATGGAGGGAGACTGAACTGCTGCCATCACCGCGATCCTTCATCCAGctgctctttctcctccaccacctccccttgTTCAGGCATGGGGGGTGGGGACTCGCTCACAGCGTCCTTTCCTGTTGCCTGCTCTTCCATCTCTCCACCATCACCCTGCGGCTGGTGCAGGTTTGGCTTCCTCTGACAGCAGGGCTTGTACAGGTGGGGATGGATGATGACCTCTCCGTAGCGTCCTTTGTACACAATCCCACAGCATACCTTCTGTCTGAAACATCCAACACACTTCTGTCAGCACGAGGTTGCACAACATACGACACAAGAACACTGACGTTACCATCATAAGCTACATCAACACATGGAGGTCATTTCTGTCGTGTGTTAGCgtgggaaaaaaactaaatttggaTAATTTAAGACTACTCAAAGTAGATCACATGacacacaatatataatattaagTTCAGGTCATTTCAGCCAATAATCCAGGTCGGCTTCTGGTGTTCCCTCCTCCCTCTACCTGTCAGCTCAGGGAGTgaatgaaggagagaggaaggaagggaagaggagaggaaattcCCAGAGGAGGAGTACAACAGACATTCTTGGAGTGTAAATTGTATCAACCGCtccgtttttatttttaattccacCCCGGTAGAATCAGGTCAAGATGTCTGaaactcacacactgacacacacagtaaatggaaGCTAGCGTAGACAATGTGCAATGacttaaaaaggaaataaagcaGTCAGCAAgctaaatacattttacaaataataatacaaaatacataaacTGTTCATTTAAACTTCAGATGAAGGTTATAGTTAAatcaaaaaatgatttattctatttttaattcTCTCCTGTGATGGGCGACATCACAATATCAGTATGCAGTAATTAACCATATAACACTCCTGATGCCACCTACACAAGGACACAGGAGATAGCAGCACTCATGAGCAGCCATATaatattcttatttattatgAAGCAATGTCACAGATTATGTTTGTCCTCTGGATGACGGGGGTCAAAGCTCAGTGAATCACACACTGCTCGTGTGTTAGCAGAAGCTCGCGGTGGCTGCAGCTCCGCACAGGTAAATAATCACCAGGCGTCACCGAGCGCCACATTTAGACTCCTGTTCCAGTTTCTGAGGCacaaatatgacacacacacgtagtGTATTTATCAAAGCTGGGCGTTCAGCCTGAGCTCATTTCAGCCGGTGCCTCTCTCCTTATTACATGTGAATTTaaaaggcaaataaataaataagaggcAGCTTGTGTGATCTGCTCACAACTGAAGATTCTAaaaatcatgaataaaaaaaaggaggaaaagaaatgtgaaatagaaagagagaagagctAACTGAAAGAAATAAACTCATACAACTAGATGACCTAGTTAGATAATATATCATTctaatataaaagaaaaacaaacagctgcagctcgcTGGAATCATGGTCACAAGTGGTTGGATGTTCGGATGGATGATTTCACACTTTAGTTGGGGTGTGTGGAGGACTCTGTTACCTTTTCCAGTAGGTCAGGTCCAGGAAGGAGAAGGCCTGATGAGGGGCAGGGCCCGGTGAGAGCTCTGTGTCGGAGCCGTCGTCTGACTGGTTGCTGTAGCTGGGTGACTGAGCGGGCGAGACACTGGAGGTGGTGCTGTGAGCGTCAGAGTCTGAGAaggacacagaaacactgatcaCAACACTTCCCGAGAGAGACACgaaaacattaattaacactgtactgtacacaatgagtctgttttttagtttttctaattgtttggctgtttttattctttgtgcATGGACAAGGTCAACTGTACAAATACTATCAATCTATAGTGCAAATCTTTTGGGCCCATTTGGGAGAAAtgtctgaatttttttgtgttatttttgtgttatcTGATGTGGCTGTGTGAGCTCACCCTGACGGTTTAACATGTGCCTGACATTGCTCGACTTTCTAAGATGATAAACATAAGATCAGTAAAGTTACAGATAACCTCTGACTGACTGAGAAGATACAACAGTACATATTGTCAGAACATTAAGGTTATTTCAGCTGCAGGAACACCAACACGATGTACATTGTGTTGACTTGTATGATGTAGCTCTAAATAAAAGAGAGGGATAAGTTATGACGTGCAGataaacacttaaaataatGTTGAGTTTTCTGATGTTCCGACGCTGTGGGGCTGGACACATTCTCATTAAaggcttttttatttatttaggttttttttctttaaacctaCATTGTAGATTTACACTGGAGACAGTGAGGtcaaggagtttttttttgccttcttaATGagtggtggttggtggtgttGTTCAGAGGCAGTGTTGTCAAACAGTAACATCTCTATTCAACTACTGTACAACATGGACGACATTACAGTTACCGGCCCATTAACCTCACACAAACAGTTCCTActgttgtgtctttgtgagacgTAGAGAAGGTCAACGcatggtatctacatgtgtggttcccactgtgaagcatagGAGGCGTAATGGTGTGGAGgttcttttctgtcttcactATATTCACAGCACACTTAACCAACATGGCTACCACAACATTCTGCAGGgacatgccatcccatctggtttgaGCTCAGGGGACCATCACTATTTTGTAGAAtctaatataaaacatatgatttttttagactttttgtttctcacgtaattcattttttcataGTTTGGATGTCGTCAGTGTTCATCTACAATGTGGATATTAtgataagtaaaaaaaaaaaaaacataaaaacattatattatgGGATTCATATGAAACAATGCACATTGCCATCTACTGGTGAAATAtgtgctgcaaacaaacagtgttCGTGACGGACAATACTTATGTGCTCACCCGTGCGGCTGGTGCAGGTTGGGCTTCCTCTGACAGCAGGTTGTACAGGTGGGGATGGATGATACCTCTCTCCGTAGCGTCCTTGTACACAATCCCACAGCATATACCTTCTGTctgaaaacaccaacacacttcTTGTCAGCACGAGTTGCCACATACGACACAAGAACACTGACGTTACCATCATAAGCTACATCAACACATGGAGGTCATCTGTCGTGTGTTAgcgtggggaaaaaaaaaactaaatttggaTA is part of the Larimichthys crocea isolate SSNF chromosome XX, L_crocea_2.0, whole genome shotgun sequence genome and harbors:
- the LOC113744050 gene encoding E3 ubiquitin-protein ligase TRIM21-like — encoded protein: MAAASSLLSEEQFLCSICLDVFIRPVTIPCGHNFCKKCITQYWDINVHKHECPLCKEMFIRTPALCVNLVLSEMADQFRQSAQEKARSVEQKRAKDGDVPCDACTGTKLKALKSCLVCLASYCEIHLEPHHRIPGLKRHELINPLKNLEDRMCKKHDRPLELYCKTDQMYLCHLCIGTDHKRHHFSPLKKEYEQKKAMLERDDDEIEQMILERRLKIQQIKQSAELSREDANRETAEGVEIFTALIQSVQRGLVQLTDTIQEKQKTTEKRAEGFVKELEEEISELMKRKVQVEQLSRTKDHLQFLQSFPSLNTAPPTKDWTEVRVHSSYEGTLRSAVAQLEETLSKQMKELCADTELKRVQQYAVDVTLDPDTAHPALVLSKNEKQVSCGDAKKNLPENPKRFSSSPCVLAKQGFSSGRFYYEVEVKGKTKWDLGVARESINRKGYIAASPLTGLWVIWLKNGHGYKALDEPGVPLSLKSRPQKVGVFVDYEEGQVSFYDVDTAALIYSFTGCNFTDKLYPFFGPCMNEGGKNSAPLVITPVSYTV
- the LOC104932964 gene encoding SIN3-HDAC complex-associated factor encodes the protein MFGFHRPKMYRSRDGCCICRAKSSSSRFTDSKRYETNFKSCFGLGEVRCGDICNACVLLVKRWKKLPAGSKKNWNHVVDAKAGSSMKATLMTKKIKKKLRPSQISRVQSELKRNNSDAHSTTSSVSPAQSPSYSNQSDDGSDTELSPGPAPHQAFSFLDLTYWKRQKVCCGIVYKGRYGEVIIHPHLYKPCCQRKPNLHQPQGDGGEMEEQATGKDAVSESPPPMPEQGEVVEEKEQLDEGSR